One genomic window of Clostridium taeniosporum includes the following:
- a CDS encoding TatD family hydrolase — translation MEKIFKIIDSHAHYDDESFEIDRKEVLDEIQKSGVIGVLNCAASYESLNTTYELTKNYDFIYGALGIHPENANEFKENTLDEIKDYVKSNEKIVAIGEIGLDYYWDENPSKEIQREIFRKQMQLAKELNLPVIIHDRDAHQDTLEIIKEFPDVTGVVHCFSGSVEFAKECIELGYYIGFTGVVTFKNAKKVVSVAKEIPLDRMLVETDCPYMAPEPNRGKRNKSDYIEYIIKRLADIREIDPYELNIKLNENFYNLIKK, via the coding sequence ATGGAAAAAATATTTAAAATAATAGATAGTCATGCTCATTATGATGATGAATCTTTTGAAATTGATCGTAAAGAAGTATTAGATGAAATTCAAAAAAGTGGTGTAATTGGAGTTTTAAATTGTGCAGCGTCTTATGAAAGTTTGAATACCACTTATGAGTTAACTAAAAATTATGATTTTATATATGGAGCATTAGGAATACATCCTGAAAATGCTAATGAATTTAAGGAAAATACATTAGATGAGATTAAAGATTATGTAAAATCTAATGAAAAAATAGTAGCTATAGGAGAAATAGGTTTAGATTATTATTGGGATGAAAATCCTTCAAAAGAGATTCAAAGAGAAATTTTTAGAAAACAAATGCAATTAGCAAAAGAGCTTAATTTACCAGTAATAATTCATGATAGAGATGCGCATCAAGATACTTTAGAAATAATAAAAGAGTTTCCTGATGTGACAGGCGTTGTACATTGCTTTTCAGGAAGTGTTGAATTTGCAAAGGAGTGCATTGAGCTTGGATATTATATAGGATTCACAGGGGTTGTAACATTTAAAAATGCAAAGAAAGTTGTTTCAGTTGCAAAAGAAATACCATTAGATAGAATGTTAGTAGAAACTGATTGCCCTTATATGGCACCTGAGCCTAATAGAGGAAAAAGAAATAAATCAGATTATATAGAATATATAATAAAAAGATTAGCTGATATTAGAGAAATTGATCCATATGAATTAAATATAAAGCTTAATGAGAACTTTTATAACTTGATTAAAAAGTAA